CCCTGGTGGACTCAGCCATCCCCTTGAGGTCACCGTTCCTACCGTCACATTCTTGCCACCAGCTGAGCCCCCTCTGCAAGACAGCTTCCCACAGGAGAATGGCTGGCCTCAAGGACTCTTccaaacataaaaaatgaatgcTTTTGTAAATTTTCCCAGTATTACAGAGAAAAATGGTTTCTATGGTGTTTTAGTTGTTATAGccgttttttttttattattttttttgtagagacagagtctcactttatggccctcggtagagtgccatggcatcacacagctcacagcaacctccaactcctgggcttaagcgattctcttgcctcagcctcccgagtagctgggagtacaggcgcccgccacaacgcctggctatttttttttttttttggttgcagttcagccggggtcgggtttgaacccgccaccctcagtatatggggccggcgccttaccaactgagccacaggcgccaccctgttatagcctttttaaaaaggaataaaaatggtgAGTTCTacactggccaggtgcagtggctcatgcctataatcctagcgctccaggaggccgaggcaggtggattgcttgagctcatgagtttgagaccagcttgagcaaaagtgagacactgtctctactaaaaatagagggcggcacctgtggctcagcgggtagggcgccggtcccatatgccggaggtggcgggttcaaacccagccccggccaaattaaaaaaaaaaaaaaagaaagaaaaactgaggcaagatcgcttgagcctgagttggaggttgctgtgagctatgacgccacagcactctacccaggacaacactttgagactgtctcaaaataaataatcacaCCATCAATACGTTAAGAAAATAGGTTTAATGCAGGTGGTTCATCTCATAAAGAACTTCACAGGCACCCAGCTGGGTGTGCAGTGTGGGCGAGGGGCCTCCAACTCCTTGCAGCGCATGTTCATGTTGTAGGCGGCACAGCCGGACCCCCGTCACCCCAGCCCTGTGCACACCCACCCTTACCCTCAGTGAAGGGGCTTCAGTGGCTCTGAGTAACAAGAGTTAACAGAAACAAAGCTTCTTAGAGGAAATAGCATGATTTAGTGCAAAAGATTCTCTGCAGCAAGAAGGGGGTCCACTCGGGTAAGCTCCTTGCCAACCTGCCCAGGAGCGAGGCAGCTGCCTTCCACAGGGCCGGCCTGCCTACCTCGAGTGGGAAGACTGTCGGACAGAAGCCGGCTACAAACTGAATGGCACAGTTGCAGCCAAGGACTTTTTGCTTTCTCTACCTGATTtgggtttttctgttttccagtgGCACACACTGTCCTAATCACGACCTGGCCACTGGTCTACCTGGCAGGGCAGGGTCAACCGGGCTACCACTGATCCTTGAGGGAGGACAATTTGGGGTGAAGCAAGTGTTGGCTTATGTGTCATCCTCTGCACTGGGCCCCACATACTCTCCCACACAGCCTGTGTCTCTGCCTGCAATGGGTCAAAGCCAGGGGACTGGTGAGAGCCCCTGGGTCCCAGGTGTGTCCACTCTTCCTGAACTTGGGCCCTCTGCCCCTTTCAggcccaccagccctggccacacACTTTGGCTTTTCACACCCCAGATGCCTTGACTACTACTGAGAGGGGCCACAGTGCCCTTCTCCTGCCCTGGATTTCAGTGTGTGCTCCACTGGACATGCACTTGGGCCTCCTGCATCATCTGCTCACGTTAACTGTGGCTCTCTCAGTTGCTGCTCCTCATAGAGGCCTCTGATGTCTGATCCAGATGCTTAAGACGCACTTCTCCATTCTGGGTGTTTTCTTGGAGAGGACCAAAGCCTCCTCCCCAAGTTAAAAAGGAATTGGGTTGCCTCCCCAGATATTCACATTCAAAGAGATTTACAGCATCAGCTAAACATTCTCAACAGCCCTACCTCAGTCTGCTCTGGAGCTGGCTCCCTGGCTCCTGGGGCTGGCCCATAAGCTAGGAACCTGCCAAGATCCCCTCGAGATGGAGCCCCTGTGAGGCTCCCCACATGGCTCCTCAGGGTGAGAGAGGAGACTGGTCTTTGGACTCTGCTAGGACTCATGTGGCCCAGCGCAGAGTAAACAGCTTGGTGGCAGTGTGGTATAGCAGCTAGTGAAGCCCCCTTGTCCCTGAGGCTGGGGCCAAGACCAGGGATGCGCAGAAAGGAGACTGTATGGCCAGGAGGGTTCCCCTCCAGATTTGATTCTAGATAGCAGATCCCTCTGTATCCAGGGGTCTCCCAAGCCACTGGTCACGCCAGAAGTCACCACCAGATGACGTCCTGTAGggaggatggggggtgggggtgggggccacATGAAGGCAGTCGATAAAGACAGGCCACCCTCTAGTACAACCTGAAAAAGTGCAAGCAGCAGCAACCAGCAGGTGGTCACAAGAGACACTGCCCCCCACACGGAGAGGATCAGTGCAGAAAGCCAGCATGAGGATGGTGCCCGTGTCCCTGTCACAGAAGTCTCAGCTCTTCCCCCTGCATGGGCAGCACCTCTTCACTCCTGCACTGGGGACCTTGCCTGTGGGGAAAAGGGCCCTTTCTGCCCCACCCAGAGCATAACAGCCACAGGCCAGCACGGAAAGCACCCTCACATGTCCACAAAGACCATGAAGCACCAGCCCAGGCCCCCGACCAGCAGCATGGTCACGTGGATGCCGGAGATCAGCAGCTCGTTCACCAGGCGAAAGTCCACGCGCCGGcggcccagcagcagcagcagcaccgaCAGCTTCAGCTGGAAGCGCAGCAGGACACGAACACCCAGGTACTGCAGGCAGAAGAGGGCGGCCAGCGCGCCCCAGAGTGCCGCTGTGAAGAGGCTGCAGCTGAAGTAGAGCAGGAAGCGGATGAAGCCATAGAGCCAGCGCGTCTTAATGTAGACATCGAAATTGTTGTACTTGGTGCGGGCCAGGTGGGAGGTACGGAGGGGCCCACAGGCCGCGTGCAGGCAGGTGGTGTGTGGGCCGTGGAATGAGCGCACCCGCCGGGGAATGGGCATGACCGGCATTTGGCCCTGGCGGTGGCGTGAGCTCGCGGTGGCCTTGGCAGTGTCCAGGCGATGGTCAGCATAGGGGTCATGGGCACCTAGGCCTGGGAGCTCACAGCTGAGCCCTGGGGGAGGTGTTGGCCTGCAGAGAGAGGACAAAAGCTGGGTCATCCTGATCACACTCACACGGAGAGGGCATCCCTCTCCAGGAAACCAGCCAGCACGTGGGGGAGGGGCACAAACACCAGCCCTAAGTTCACAGGAGAAGGAAGTCCAGGACTGGGATTTGTGAGCACCCCTGGGCTTGTTCTTTATAAATCTCCCAAGGCTACTTCCAGGCCTCACAAGCTGGGACAACCCAAAGTGACATTTCTATCTACAGCAGTGGAGAGGAGGCCTACCTGGAGGAGGCTGGAGACCTGGCTGACAGGTCCCTCCCAACCCTCCAGCTCACCCTCCCACTCTGTTCAGCAGCCTGGGCTTTACCCAGGGAGCAGCAAAGCCCTTCAATGGCACCAGCAAGGAGCCAACACAGAATGGAGACGGGGCATGGGGTGTACAGCTGTACTCAGAAGGTGCCCAGGACAGCAGATGATTTCAGCAACTTGACAAATGCCAGAGAGCCCAGACTGCGGGGTGCCCTCTGGACGTCACGAGCTGGGCCTGAACCCTGCCTGGTGCTGACATTCTCTAGGAGTGACTTGGTTAggtttctggaccccaagactgTTCTGCTCTGTCCAGGTGGGGTGCCGTGCAGATTGGACTGCAAAAGGAGAAACGCAAGTGGCCCTCTCTTGTCACCCAGTAAACGTCATTTACAGCTCGCCAGAATAGTCTGTGGGTGGGAATGAACTCAAGTCCAGGACACATAAAATCGGCGCAGAAAGTTGGTAATAGGATAGGAGCGCTGCCAAGCGCCTCTGCCTCCCCGCCGACTTGAGCTCGCGCGGAGCAGAGGCCCAGCCGACGCCGGCCCGCCGAGCCCTGCTCCCGAGCAGGAGGGAGTTCCGTGCCCCACCACAGAGGTCGGCCTCCCTCCCCAGCTCCCGCGCCCCCTCCTCCAGCCGGGTCCGGGCGGCCTTCCCTCGGCTCGGCCTCCGTGGAGCTCGGCGCCAGGGAGCGCGGACGCAGACGCCCACAGTGGGACGCGCTGCCCACCCCGGGCCCACCGCAGGCACCAGCCGCCGGGCGCCACTTCCGGGTCCCGCACCGCGTCGGCCTGGAGACGGCCCCGCCCGCGGCTCACCCGCTGCCCTCTCCGCTGCGGAGCCCGTGGCCTGGACCTTGGGGCACGCCGGCGGAGCCCGACCCCGGGCCCGCGGGCTCCCCTTTCTCTCGGCGCTCCGGGCGCAGGGCGGCCGCATGGTGTCCAGGCCGTTGCTCGGGGCGCTGGCGGGGCCGGCCTTACGCGTCCCCGTCTGGGGCCGGCAGGGAGAGGGGGCACGCGAATGAAGCCGTCAACAGCGTTTGGCCCAGCGTGGGCGCCGTACGCCGTCCCTCGGCGGCCACCGTAGGATGGGCTTCACCCGCGCCTGGTACCGGGACCGCCTCCCTCCACCTTCTCCTCAGGGCCGGTGCCCGGCGTTCGGGAATCGACGCTTCCCGACTGTGGGCGTGCGTGCATGCGTGCAGGGCCTGCAGCCGTCCGCAACGCCCCCACCCTTCAATGCGGAAGGCGCCACGGCTTGCTCTGCGCAGGCGCAGTGTGCCTGCGCAGTTGGCCTGCGCTTTCCTCCGGGACAGCTCCTTCGCGCACGCGCGCACGCGCACCTGTGGGTGGGCGCTTGGGAGGTTGCAAGGTCTCCCGAggtagtgggggggggggttggtcgTAGTCTCGGCCACCTGCCACGGTCCTGATGCGCCTGAGAGCCGAAGCCCTGCTGCGGGAGGGACCGGGCTGAGCCGCcttcggggtgggggtgggtggccCGCGGGCGCCGGAAGCTGCTCTGGTTCTGCTGGAGGCCCAGTGCGAAGGCTCCCTGGTTGTCCCCTTCCGGGATGGGGCGGGTGGGGCGGGTAGGGCGGCGGCGTTAATGGGGGAGACCTCAGGGCTCAGGAGAACTGGGAGAGGCATCGGGTGGGCACGCCGAACCTCGCCCCTAGCCGATCCCATGCGTCCTCCGGGAGGGAGACACTAGATCTCCGGGAGCAGACAGGGCGGGGAGGTGGTGGGAGCAGCGAAGGCCACAGGTTTGTCAGGGCTGTCAGCAGTGGGCCGAAGTGGGCCTGGCAGCAACCCTCAAAGGTCCCAAGAAGCCTCCAGTGAAGGAAGGGTGGGGCTGGGTATCCCACTGTCTAGGTACTCACTCGGCTTATGATCCTTACTGGTCCCGACAGGCTGGCAGATGGGAGTTTGTTGGGGTGTGgctggtgggtgggaggggaaagCAGGATCAGGCAGCCTTGAGGGTGGGGGTTCAGGAAGTGGGTGGCCTTTCAGACTTAATGGAACAAAGGAGCTAGGCCCTCCCGCACACCACTCCAGTCATTGGATATAGGCCGCCCTGTACTTGGGCATGCTGGCTGTTGGAGTGGGGCTGGTGAGCTTTGTGGCATTCCCAACAGCCAGGGTGGGGAGCACACAGGACCAGAGCTGCCTTTTTCCTGAGCTGGGCTGGATTCCGAAGGACATCTGGACAAGCAGAGTCCATCCGTAAGTAGCACAATGCCAAGAGCTTTTTTTTTCCATGGCCATCAGCACGCCTTCCAAGAGAAACAAACAGCGTGAGCTCACCTGTGCACCTCACAGGCTGTGAGGCAGAGCCACATGTTTAAACATTGAGATAATAAAAGCATCTTGCCGACTGCCTCGTCTTTGCTCTGTTCTAAGAGCCATTAGAACCAACCAGACAAAGAGGGTTCTTCCCTCCAGTGCACATGTGCCCAGGTGCCAGTGCTTGGAGATCATACCCATGGCCTGAATGAGGGTGGCAGGTAAGCCAGGGGGTCACCTGTCACTCAGGGTTTTGCACTCAGGGCTTCATGTCACTGCTTCACACCTGGTCCACCAGGTGGCTGATGCCTTGGAAAGAGCAGAGCCAGCTACCCTTCTCACTGGGTTTCCCATGCCCCCTGTGCCCTGCACGACCCCCACCGTGTTCTGCACACCCCCAGCCTGGGCTCTAGCTCAGGTTTACACTGTGCCCTGCCTTGCACCTGCTGGGAGAAGTATAGCCTGCAGGCATTCACGTGGGCACCCACCCACATGGCTACTTTGGTCTGGGTACCAAGGACACATAAATAGAGCAGAGTCTTCACCCTTAAGAGCCCACCACCTTGTGACAAGGACAAGCCAAGGGGCAAATGACAGAAGAGT
This region of Nycticebus coucang isolate mNycCou1 chromosome 2, mNycCou1.pri, whole genome shotgun sequence genomic DNA includes:
- the TMEM250 gene encoding transmembrane protein 250 translates to MPVMPIPRRVRSFHGPHTTCLHAACGPLRTSHLARTKYNNFDVYIKTRWLYGFIRFLLYFSCSLFTAALWGALAALFCLQYLGVRVLLRFQLKLSVLLLLLGRRRVDFRLVNELLISGIHVTMLLVGGLGWCFMVFVDM